Below is a genomic region from Miscanthus floridulus cultivar M001 chromosome 1, ASM1932011v1, whole genome shotgun sequence.
ttgatttgaaaacatcttgtcatgcaaaactgtttttgaatttcaaaattttaaaattcaaattttgtaaacgacctcggatggaaaaactttctaaactaaaagtgtagatctcgaaaagttatgaaactttatagtttacaacctttttgatttgaaaacatcttgtcatgcaaaactgtgtttgaatttcaaaattttaaaattcaaattttgtaaacgacctcggatggaaaaaaaacttcctaaactaaaagtgttgatctcgaaaagttatgaaactttgtagtttataacttttttatttgaattcgtttagggcctcaaatatgcaatttacactcggtttagtataatatattgggaactaaaacggaatctagacataagtgagagtgtggtgtagtggtagaggaggtatgtgcacagcaggaggtctcgggttcgaatcgcgtctgccgcgtagccatgaaattcacgcgaaaaatgttgataaaaaaaaattctatttttttttggtaaaaattcccatttttttcgggttttttttcggtttcaactttgccgagtgtcgggcactcgacaaaggctttgctgagtgcccgataaaaaacactcggcaaagttggctttgcgtCACTGTTTTTGGCGAGTGCTGTTTGCCGAGTATTACACTCGACGAACCATTTGTCGAgtatttcgggcactcggcaaactcaaggagtccggcaGTGAAACATGCGTATATTATAGGTCACCGTCAGGCGATCAAACCAGTGGCAAATCGTGCGGCCGTGCACTTCTTTCCTGGAGGGTCCCCACCGATAGTCTTAATGCCGTGTTTTTCAAATTTCACAATGTGCTAGTCCATATATGCACTTGTTCCTTGACTCGAAGTCAGTCTTGCCAGCAATGTCCATTCCACTGACAGTCCTGCAGATGCCGTGTAATCCACAAAATCCATGACCGCGAGTCCACGGTCGTCGTCAACCAAGCTGCACTCGGGTTTCTTAACGAGTTAACGGTATGTCAAGTGGCCTTCAAACTAtcaccttatatatatatatataagaaaaaaaaaatccttcaCTGGTTTCCAAGGCTGAAACCGAGAGGCGAGAGTGCCATGGCAGATCTCGCACGAGGATCCCAGAGCCTTCTCACCTACCTCTGCTCTGTCTCCTGCTACTATCATCCTCAGCCCACCTGGCGCTGGCGATGAGCATGgacctcgacaacgacgacgacttCGACATTGATGACAGATTCTCTGGAGAAGTTGAGGTATTCTGTTTTCTTGTTTGTTGATCGCATGCAATACAAAATTATGCAAAAGGTGCGGCCTATCAATCATTTTCTTTCGAAAGAAAAGAGTGATCCATCTTCCGTACCTATGTTTTCTACAAGTGATACAAGCTGAAGAATGGACTAATGATGTCATCTCTACTATACTTAGCAATCcaatcttctctttttttttctaccCTAGTACAGCAGGAGATTTGCTGCCTTTCTTTGTATGCTTTAAGATGTAATGCTGAGAGGAGGCCAGAAGGATTATAGTCAACTGTTGTATGGCAATTTCAGTAAAAACCTCATTATATGTTTAAGGAGATTTGCTGTCTTTTTTTGTATGCCTGTAGTCAACTGTCTTTTTATGTTTAAGGAGTAAAAACCATACAATTATGTGGGCGCTGTAGCCAGCAGCACTTGTCCTGATTCCTGACTTCCATGGAAATATTGATGCGGCATATACATGAACTGTTCAAGTAGTGAGACATCTGtgcgggttttttttttttttttttttttttttttgtgtgtgtgtgtgtgtgtgtgtgtgaaggaAAATGGCAAGAGCTCTGCCTTGCATTTAAGTAGGAATAGAAGTAGAAAAACACAATCTGGTCACAATGTGCGGTATCATCTCAGAGAAAGCACTTGTCATATTTGAGAAATAATAAGCAAAGTGGCTGTAGAACACctcttacaagttacaacttgtGGTTTTCCACTATCTACCCTACAGTTGCATGTTTAGCCCCTTGACAGGGGGGAAAACGAACATCAGCATAGTAACAAATTTAATACAGCTAACTTTGTGTACATATAGACTTCTAAGTATCTCCAGAATAGTTTCGTGGTCTATCACTATGCAGACTGAGAGAAAATTAGTCCTCTCAAACTGTATCAAAAAACAATACATTAACTACAAATTTCACTTGTTGAGCTTCAAACCTTTGCACAGGCAAACATCACTTCTGGTAGTCTGTTAGCTTGCTTACTGTGATCTGTCTGAACGGTTCAGAAAGATAAGCCTGAGTGTGCGCTGATATCTCTTGAGCAACTGATCGCATGGAAGGCCGCGATTCAGGATTTGCCCGTGTGCAAGCGAGCACGATTCTGACAACGAACACAATTTCTTCTGCAAGGTCACCCGTTGGAGGTTCCAACCGCTGGTCTAGTATGTCCTGGAGTAATAAATCTTCTTCTGTGGAAGAGGAGATAGCCGACAGGGAGGTTAAGAGGTCACCAGGATGCTTCCCCATCATCACCTCCAGAGCAACCACTCCAAAGCTGTAAACATCGCATTTCTCTGTGACGTTCATTGTGTATGCCAATTCTGCAAGAGTAAAACCAGAGCTGCCACAAGTTAGTATGCTGCGTCGTgatacatcatcaagcaaagtgcCTCAGTAGTTAGTGCTAAtgtaaacatctgaattcataaCATTACTTTTCGGCAATAGGAGGGATCTTAGTTGTTACTGGTGTACTTAATAGCTCAGATCAGGTGTTCTGTATTCAAGTAAAATCTGTAAAACTATATGCTCCATGAACAGTAAGCAGATGCAAGATTTACCTGGAGCCATATAGCCATATGATCCTGCTACAGAAGTCCAGTTTGTAGAAGCAGAGCCAAGCAGCTTCGCCGTGCCAAAATCAGACAGCCGCGGCTCAAATTCCGACTCAAGCAGGATGTTGTTCACAGTGATGTCACGGTGAACAATGGGCTGGCTACAGTCATGGTGGAGGTAGGCCAGGGCATGAGCAACCCCCTGGACCACCTTCACCCTCCTGCCCCAGTCCAGCTTCTTCTTGCCCTCTTCCCCGTACAATGTCTTCCCCAAGCTGCCCCTCTCCAGGTACTCATACACCAGGTACATGTAGTCTCCACTCGTGCAGAAGCCATGGAGCTTGACGATGTTCCGGTGACGGACCTCTGTCAGTGCCTTGATCTCGTTCTCAAAGCTCTTCCTGCTCACTTCTGATATGTCTCCTGTCTCAGCCACATGGAAGCGCTTCACGGCCACGACCTGCCCACTGGGGAGCTCAGCCTTGTACACGCTCCCAAACCCGCCTTTACCGATGCAGAAGAATTCATTGAAGCTGTCGGTGGCATTCACGATGTCGAGGAATGTGAATTTCACTTCCTTCTCCCAGATCACGGATTCATATGGATCGTTTGTGCTTGCCTCCAACACTTTCTGTTCCCTGGGTCTCCTTCTGTATGCTAGGATGAGGCAAGCAACAACGCCTGCCAGCAACACTGCTCCAACTACTGAGAAAACTATTTCAATGACCGTTCTCTTGTGATGCCCTGAAGCGGAGCTGCGGTCGCAAGAAGGAATGCCTTGCACATTGCCGCAAAGCCCTAGGTTCCCAATGTAAGCCTCAGCCGAAGAGTTCTGGAAAGCATTGCCCAACGGTATTTCACCAGTGAGCTGATTGTAAGAAAAATCAACAATCTCCAGGCTCGACATGCGAGAGAAACTTGCTGGAATTGAACCATTGAGCTCATTGTGTGACAAATTCAGTTTCTGTAGGTTCGCCAGCTTCACAAGATTTGAAGGGATAGGACCGGACAGTGAGTTACTGCTCAAATCAAGCAGGGTCTGCAGCTGAAACAGGTTACCGATCTCACTTGGTATCTGCCCTGATAAATTGTTCTTGCTCAAATCAAGATAGGTTAGTGAACCAAGATTGCCAATGCCCACTGGTATGGTCCCATTAAGCATGTTCCCTGACAAATCAACTTTCTGCAGTTTGGAATTGTTGCCCAAACTTGTCGGAATCGGCCCGGAAAAGGAGTTATGGCTCAGGTTGAGATTGAACAAGAAGTTGAGATTACCCAGCTCAGGTGGAATAGCTCCTGCCAAGTTGTTCGCAGCCAAGCTGAGATCCTGCAAGCTTGTCATGTTCCCAAACGCCGCTGGAATGGCGCCAGATATGCTGTTGCCATCCATCTTCAGGCGTGTGATCTTGGTGCATTGTCCCCAATCATCTGAAAGCCGACCAGTCAGCTTGTTCCCGGAGATGTCCAGGTAGTCCATGCTGGGGTGGACCCCGAACACCTCCGAGATGTCGCCGGTGAAATGGTTCCCCTCCAGCCGCACCCGATACAGCTCGGAGCAGTTCTTCAAGCACGGCGGCAGCTTGCCGCTGAAGTTGTTGTGGTTCGCCGTGAAGTTATTCAACACGAAGCCGTCGCAGAGTCTCTGCGGCAGCTCGCCGGAGAAACTGTTGTTGGCGAAGCTCGCATCGGTCAATGCCAACCCTGCGCCGAGGTCCGGTGGGACGGTACCACTCATGTTGTTGTCGAACACTGACAGGTACCGGAGGTTCCTCAGCAACGAGATGGTGGAAGGCAGCTCGCCTTCCAGGTCGTTGGTGTTGACGTCCAAGATTTGCAGCGCCGTCATGTTGCCGATCTCCGGCGGGATCTTGCCGGTGAGCTCGTTGAAGAAGAGCGCCAGCCGCGTGAGTTGCTTGAGGTTGCCGAACGAGTTTGGTATCGGTCCGCTGAGCGAGTTCACCGACAAATCCAGTTCAGCCAGGTTCACCAACCCGCCGAGCTGCGACGGGATCTCGCCGGTGAGGTTGTTGCTGTAGAGATACAAGATTAGCAGCTTCGTCGCCTTGCCAACCTCAGGTGGAATGGTTCCGGTCAAGGAGTTCGTCTGCGCTTGAAAGGATATGAGCTCCGGCCAGCTCGCGAACAGCTGCCCTGGGATCTCGCCGGTGAGGTTGTTGAACGATATGCCGAACTCCCGCATCCTCTTCATCCCGGCGAACGACGCCGGCAATCCCCCAGAGAGATGGTTAATCGAGAGATCGAGGAAGTCGAGGTTGCTGAGGCTGCCGAGCTCCGGCGGCAGAGTGGAGACCAGACTGGCGTTCTTCACGTCGAGACGTTGCAGCATCTTGAGCCGTCCAACAACCGGTGGGAGCGGCCCGCCGAGCGGGTTGCTCGCCAGCTCAAGGACCCTCAGCTGCGACATGGACCCGAGGAAGTCTGGGACGCCGCCAGTAAGGCTGTTGCCGCCAAGGTGCAGGTCCCTAAGCATCGTCAGCCTCGCGAGCGACGCTGGGATCCGGCCGGAGAACGTGTTGGCTGACAGGTTGAGCCACTGCAGGTTCGGCAGCCGCTCCGGCAGCGCGTCCGGGATCGGACCGGAGAAGCCGTTCTGCGACAGGTCGAGGTAGGTGACGTTGCCGCTCCTGAGCACGAACTCCGGGAAGCTGCCGTTGAGGTAGTTGAGGGAGAGCGAGAGGAACTCCACCGTGGGCATCGGTGAGAACGGGGCGCTAGTCAGGTAGTTGGACCCCAGGTCGAGCTGGACGATCTTTGGGAGCCTGCTCAGCTGATAAGGGATATCGCCGACGAGGTTGTTGTTGAACAGGCGGAGTTCGACGAGGCCCGAGAGGTCGCCGAGCTGCGGCGGGATGGTGCCGTTGAGCCCGTTGCTGCCCAGGTCGAGCGTGGCCAGAGCGCGCAGCTGCGAGAACGACGCCGGGATGGCGCCGGCGAGGTTGTTGTCCTTGAGGTCGAGGGATGTGAGGCTCGGGAATGCGGCCGGGTCGAGCGCGTCCAGGCCGCCCGTGAGGCCGAGCCCGCGCAGACGGAGCGACACGACGCGGCCGGCGGCGTCGCAGGAGACCCCGAGCCAGGTGGTGCAGATGAAGACCTGGGTGGCGTTCGTCCACGTGGACAGCGCCGCCGGGTTGCCCAGGCTCGACTTCCACGCCAGCAGCACGTCGGCTGGCGACGGCGGCGTCGCAGCATTGGCATTGGCAGCGACGACGGCGAGGGCAAGGATGGCGAGGAGTGGGGCCGCGAGGAGGAGGCGGGCGTGGGCGGGTGGTGGCGTCGGCATTGGCCGGGTGGCAGAGCGGAGCGCGGCGTGCCCGTGCCCGTTCGTGCGGTGAGGCGGGCGGGGAGGGCCGGACGGGGGGGGCGGTGAGGCGGTGAGCACGTGGTGGTCTTGACTCTTTGAGCTCACGGCGCGCGCGGGCGCGGCTGGCTGGCGGTCAATGCAGTGGGTTGACTTGCGAGCACATGCGGTGCTACGGCTGGGAGGAAGCGGAGTGAACGGGAAAAGGGCCAGCGGCGCACTTGCATTTTGGTCAAGTATAGCGTGCGATGCCGGTTCTCATTCTCGATAAAAGAGAAGTTCCGAGTTCTTTAATAAAAACGCTTAAAAGAATGTCTTATATCGGCTATTTATCAAGAAAAATGATTATACTATTATAAAAAGATGGATAATTTGTCACAAAATGACCATAAAAATAAAGTACATCAAAAACTGATATAGTTATCTTCTTTCTTCGATTATCCGTCGTCTGTCATAATTTGAAAATCGCAATCAAAGAACAACGAGATAAAAAGGACACCTACAAACACCATTGTCATGCAAGACTTTTATGGCCCCAAAATCCACTTGCCGCTAGGATTATATCTAGTAACGAGTGAAAAAAACAACGGCTAACAAAAACCCCCAAAATAAGATTTTGATTTTCCACCACTAGAACAAATTGTTGGAGAATCAAACCTTGTCATAGATAGAACAAACAAAATGAATAGGTTAAAATGATTGCATCGAAATCAAACCAACTATTTATCGTGATAAACACACCGAACTGATTAGATTTCGCAGAGAGCCAACATGTCTAAGGAAAAAAATCATACTCTAACTTCTACTACCCCTTCATTTcagattataagacgttttgacttttctacgtACATGACTTTTTTATGCATTTAGATAGCAAAGCCAatttatctagaaaagtcaaaatatttttataatttagaatggagggagtattattcTAAGTTTGGCTTAAACCTGATCCGTATATAAGGTATATTGGTGTGCTGAGAAGGTATGGTGGTTCAATTATGTGATTTTTGACATGGAATAAAATGGCAAGCCTTGGTAAAGCTCGATTTTTCATCCCATTCCGGATTTGCGGTTGTTATGGTCGCGGTGCTAGTCCACCCACGAAAGGGAGGGCTATGGTATTGCTTGAGGTGCACAAGTAGCAAACCATCGTGAACGGCATCTGTGGATGCATGATTAAGGGTATGTTTAGTTAGCCTCTCCTAAAGTTTAGTCAGCTTAATCTAGTCTCATTTAGTCACTTTTCATCCAAACATTATAAATAAATAGGACTAAATGGGTTTTATCCAATTACACTACTACATGATTGATTGACCGCGACGACGGCCAGAGGCCTCCGTGGCGGACTCCATTTTTAGCCCGTCACGGTAAATCGatcgattaacggaggcgggcattttCTTATTTGTCGAGacgggcacttttgcccgcctCGGAAAATCAATTTTTCGAGGCGGGCACCATAAAATGCCCGCCATGATTAACCGTGGCGGACATTTTAAGGTGCCCGCATCGGAAAATCGATTTTCCAAGGCGGGCACGGAAAAAGGCCCGCCTCCTAAAAAAACAGGCCTAGCTCCCGGCCCATCTCAGCCCGTACACGCTCCTCGTATATATATACATCGCTAGGGTTTCCTTCACTCACAGCCCACCGCCGCTCGGCGCGCCCTCTCCCTCACCCCCGACGCCGCTCCCTCTACCtcacctctctccctctccctcaccagATCCGGTGGCCTCTCTCCGTCGCCATCTCCTACCTCCGGCGGCAACGCCCCATCTCCTCCTTCCTACCTTTGGTGGCGGCGCCCAATCTCCCTCCTACCTCAGGCGCGGACGGAGGCGCTCCCGGCAGCGCAGGCGTCGACGGCCCTCCGGCATCTCCTCCCTCCGGCAGATCCTGGTGGCTCAGTTGCAGGCGGTGCCTGGCGCAGACCGCCTCTccccatggcggcggcggtggcgtggaTCTCGGTGGTAGATCTCCCCATGGCGGCGACGGCCCCCTCCTCCCTGCGCACGACGGTGGCCGTGGTGGTGAGCGGCGCATGCCCGTGCTGTAGGTACaaatccctctctccctctctccatcGCCCTCACTCTTTCCTctcttccttcttcatcttctctctctttctcctagGGCTGAAGATCCGGCGGCGTGGAGGTGCATGTCGATCCGGCATGGAGGAGGTCAGCCGTGGCCAGATCTGGCGAGGAAGAGGTCGGGTACGCCTAGATCCGGCGACGGCGGCAGCGCTGCAGCCCGGGATGGGCTCGGCGGGCCCATGGATGGGCTCAGCGGGCCTGTCCagggttttcttttcttttttttgttttttttgaaattattaaccgcggcgggcacatCTAAGGCGTCCGCCGCATTAAatcattaaccgcggcgggcaaagtgGTCCGCCATGggaaggccacgatttaccgtgacctCTTCGCGGTGGCGAACGGCTTTGCCCACCGTGGTAAACCAAAAACGTCCGCCGCGGAAGtgtttttctgtagtagtgctagTCACCAAATTATTGCTAAAAAGGACTAAACCTCGCATTTTAGTCACTTTGGAGCCAAATACCATGACTAAAAAGGGAGTAAAATGCCTCTTTTAGTCCCTCAAACTAAACATCCAGTGACTAAATTTAGGAGGgggaaactaaacagggcctaatgcGGTAGTACTTCTAGCTACCCTCGTCCAGCAAAGAGTGAAGTTCTTGTTTTGTTCTAAGCTAAAATATTTTAGGTTTAACCAAATTTAAAGAGTAGATTATCCATGCATATTTTTTTGAAGGGAAGATTATCAACACATATAACACTAAATAAATTTAAAGATATATTGCATTATATGCATGAATCTGATTGTATCTATTTAATATCACAAATATTATTGTTTTTtatataaacttagttaaacttaCGGTTGTTTGACTTGACATAAAAATCTTTGCGGGACTTTGGTAGTTACTACTACTAGTTTATCCGGCCCAGGCCAGGACGAGCACAAACAAACTAGTTTCCAGCATGTCTTACAACTTACATACTTCATCATGTGATCATGTTCGAAAAGTACTAGAAACAAAAATCCATTGACACAGGAACCGGACAGGCGGACAGTAGTGTTATTCGCTGGCCCattctaaaaaaaaaatctaaaaaaaaaacGTAACTACCCCTTAACGTACGCCTAATGACCTAACCCAACCATCATCTTACGTCATTCCTCTGGACGTGCAGTGACGCGCTTTGTTGTATGCGGAATGATGGTCTCCCAAGTTGTAGTGAGTAAAAGAAcaccccgcgcgttgctgcggaaACCGCTGATGACATTATGGCCACGTTCGGCTTACTGAgtcttggctgaaaaacattgttcgggctgaaatgttgtaagaaaaaaacattgttccggctgaaaaaaagaagccaaacaaactggatatggggtaagccgaacgggacctaTATATTTATTAATATGATTGAATAAATATCATAATATATGTTAGTAGATGATTTTTAGCATTCTGATATGGACAACTAAATATACGTTAGTAAATGATGTGATTTGGTAATGTGAATAGCTTGAATAAAGATATAATGGCATGTGTTAGTTGGATATGTTAGTGGATGCTGATGTAGACACTTTGCATGATGAGATAGTTGAATGTGCTAGTGGAATATTTAGTGCATGTTGATGTGGACACTTTGTATCGTAAAATAAATTACTAATGTGGTTTATCTTTATAAAAGATATAGAGATTGGTGGACGAGAAATTCAGCTAGCGTCCCCATCCCATGCTCCCAGGTACAGCTGCCGCCCGCATGCTCCCAGACTGTTCAGCTGCTATTTTTACTTTCCATTTCCACGAGCAGATTCTCAGGCTCCGCGTCCGCGTGCCGACGTGAATGGCTGCAGGGACGCGTCACGCAGGCGTCCAACCGGGGCGCGTCCGCGCGTGGCGACGGCCGAATGGCAGGGCGTGCGGTGCGGTGCTCGGCGCGGGGAgcgcgcagccgcagccgcagcggtGCTCGCGTCCTGCTCGGGGCTGTGTCCACTAGCCGTCCAGCCGACAGCCCGACACATATGCGTGATGCTGATGTGTGATGATGATGCAGTAGTCTTGGGCTCTTCCGCTCTTCATTCTTGGCTGTGTCTGTGTGCTTTGACTTGGGATTACGGCCGCAAGTCAATGAATCATCTTCCAACTAATAGAGCCAGACTGGTCCACTCTGGACTGCTGCCAATACTTGATCTAGAGGCAGTACCTACTACAGTAGTACATACTCCTAGATTATTTCAATTAGACTCTTTTGGGGTGGCTAATGACcgtcttttgttttgtttttttggtACTAATGTAGTAGTACTAGTTTATCTTGGTGttttgtttcctttgctgctaatGTACTGCTACTAGTTTATGTCGAGCATCGACAAGCAGAAACTGGCCTAGAAAACTTAGGACTACACGGTGGTTTCTCTATAAATTTAGGCCTTTGTTTGGATGTCTATGAATCCATCTCAATTCGCACAAGTTTTGATGGTAGATCAAACTTATTTTAAAGGGTGTTTAATTTAGAGATAAATGGGATAAATCCATCTCTAAAAGAGAATATTCTCCCAATAATTAGGGTGGCTTGTCTCTGAAAATAAACAGCCAGATTCATCCCACTACAATGAAGTCTCCCTCCTTCATGACCGTCTCGTCTCTGCCTCACACCACCACAGATTAGCCACTGTCGTCGTCGGCACCAGTGTATTGTCTCTGGCACCAGGGTGTGGCCCTCCACCCTCCGCTGTCCTCTGGTTCTCCTCATATCGGAGCATAGTTCTTCTTTCCACCGCCTTTTGCATCTTCGTGCACCACTGCCTCAATGGCAGCTTGTCTCCTCGGCGTCGCTACAAGCTCCCCTCGTTGCTTCACTAGGCATGCACAGCTCTAGTAAATGCCAAACTCCATGCGTGAGGACCAGACTCTTCGACTTCTGCCACCGTAGAGAATGAAGCATGAGCACCCCTGAAATGGAGAACAACAGTAGGAAAACTCAAATTCCCACTTTCTCTACCATCATTTTTGGAGATGAATAGTCAAATTGGTTCACAGTTGATCAAGTAAGATTTGTGTGAAAATGATCAGGCCAGGACTCACCATACTCACAATGTAAGATGAATTTTGCTAGAACATGGCCACAGACAATTGGGCCGGGACTCACCATGGGAGACAAAAATTTTCATGAACATGGCCAAACCAGTTGGAAGTTCATGGCATCACAGAGGAGGCTAATAGTAGATCACAGTTGGCAATAACCATCGTTTGTCCCATCCTTCTTCACTCTCTTTATCAAACAAAGAACTGGAATGGACCAATACCATGAAAAGAGCAAGTGGGGTCATTCCATCCCTAGAATCTAGGATGAGGAGATCCCATCCTCCTTTGTCGCGAAACCAATCACATGATTAATGTTCTGGTTTGTATTAGCTTTTGTATATTTGGATTGATAGGTGAATTTGTTTCTCTCAATGCATAGTTTCATTTTTTTTACTATTATATGGGCTTACTTCAGCATTTTATTCTTGTATAGTGTGAAATTGTACCAAAATTAAGTATTAGCATACTAACCACCTCCCAAAAAAGTGATACCAACAATTTGTATACATGGttgaggaagagggagaggaaggagAGAGATATATAAAGAGGGAAAAGAAGATGAGAAAGAGAAGTAGCAAGCCTCCCTTAATTGTGCATCCTAGGTCCACCACTGCAAGAATTGGAGCAACTATATACCATAATGGCAATCCATGCCACAACTTAGACTTAACTCAGGCACCACGATGTGCTTTCTTAGTTGCTGAATTCTAGTGCCTCAAAGACTTATAGACCCAAAAAATTTAGAACCaacgttgtaacaccctcggtgttacaccgtaaatcgtttactaaaatatgtcatgagcatcatatttatgtgttaatgcgtgtgataaagtgtgtagatcaatttctgtaactcgaaacgatcaactaaaaagtgaaatgaaagttgattcgatagtcatgttatatcacttatgGTTTAAAACCATTTTtcattaagcaaaaatgctatagaacatatatggatcaccttaataaagttggaagtacaaactttgtagatgacagtgaaatacttgcggtcgaaaaatgatattactagctaatattttcaCTAACTTAGAAATCATAAatagaaatcaaattcagctcaaaaatagaaattttcaagtctgtcaacagttagacactgctatgtttagcaatttattgtgagagattgggttaaggagtggtatagtgttatagctcgatttggtagtctcatgtgctatcttgagcatggtgaagatggtctaggtcctaaagcaatcgtttggtcgtgttgaatgctttaaaattcgtgcgtgtcacagtctcgggttggttggcgtCGGGTGCGCGGTCACCGCGCGGCCTTCTCACGCCGCGGACATGGCCGCGTTCCGCGCGGTCAATCGTGCCGCCGCGCTTGGCCGGCCGAGCCGCCTGGGCTTGGCCGAGGCTGGCCACAGCGTGCCGCTGGCCCCGCGCCCTGCTACTCTGCCTCGCGCTGCCGTTTGGG
It encodes:
- the LOC136535817 gene encoding probable leucine-rich repeat receptor-like protein kinase At1g35710, yielding MPTPPPAHARLLLAAPLLAILALAVVAANANAATPPSPADVLLAWKSSLGNPAALSTWTNATQVFICTTWLGVSCDAAGRVVSLRLRGLGLTGGLDALDPAAFPSLTSLDLKDNNLAGAIPASFSQLRALATLDLGSNGLNGTIPPQLGDLSGLVELRLFNNNLVGDIPYQLSRLPKIVQLDLGSNYLTSAPFSPMPTVEFLSLSLNYLNGSFPEFVLRSGNVTYLDLSQNGFSGPIPDALPERLPNLQWLNLSANTFSGRIPASLARLTMLRDLHLGGNSLTGGVPDFLGSMSQLRVLELASNPLGGPLPPVVGRLKMLQRLDVKNASLVSTLPPELGSLSNLDFLDLSINHLSGGLPASFAGMKRMREFGISFNNLTGEIPGQLFASWPELISFQAQTNSLTGTIPPEVGKATKLLILYLYSNNLTGEIPSQLGGLVNLAELDLSVNSLSGPIPNSFGNLKQLTRLALFFNELTGKIPPEIGNMTALQILDVNTNDLEGELPSTISLLRNLRYLSVFDNNMSGTVPPDLGAGLALTDASFANNSFSGELPQRLCDGFVLNNFTANHNNFSGKLPPCLKNCSELYRVRLEGNHFTGDISEVFGVHPSMDYLDISGNKLTGRLSDDWGQCTKITRLKMDGNSISGAIPAAFGNMTSLQDLSLAANNLAGAIPPELGNLNFLFNLNLSHNSFSGPIPTSLGNNSKLQKVDLSGNMLNGTIPVGIGNLGSLTYLDLSKNNLSGQIPSEIGNLFQLQTLLDLSSNSLSGPIPSNLVKLANLQKLNLSHNELNGSIPASFSRMSSLEIVDFSYNQLTGEIPLGNAFQNSSAEAYIGNLGLCGNVQGIPSCDRSSASGHHKRTVIEIVFSVVGAVLLAGVVACLILAYRRRPREQKVLEASTNDPYESVIWEKEVKFTFLDIVNATDSFNEFFCIGKGGFGSVYKAELPSGQVVAVKRFHVAETGDISEVSRKSFENEIKALTEVRHRNIVKLHGFCTSGDYMYLVYEYLERGSLGKTLYGEEGKKKLDWGRRVKVVQGVAHALAYLHHDCSQPIVHRDITVNNILLESEFEPRLSDFGTAKLLGSASTNWTSVAGSYGYMAPELAYTMNVTEKCDVYSFGVVALEVMMGKHPGDLLTSLSAISSSTEEDLLLQDILDQRLEPPTGDLAEEIVFVVRIVLACTRANPESRPSMRSVAQEISAHTQAYLSEPFRQITVSKLTDYQK